From the Mycoplasmatota bacterium genome, one window contains:
- the rplX gene encoding 50S ribosomal protein L24, with the protein MHIKKGDKVQIIAGKGSSALDVTKRQGTVLHVFPKENKVIVEGKNIVKKHTKPNQANQQGGIVEFEAPIHASNVQVLDPVTKKPVRIGHKFVENKAGKLVKVRYTVGKNASGEILDNPNKDNFRK; encoded by the coding sequence ATGCATATAAAAAAAGGTGACAAAGTTCAAATTATCGCAGGAAAAGGTAGTTCTGCTTTAGATGTGACAAAAAGACAAGGTACTGTACTACATGTGTTTCCTAAAGAAAACAAAGTCATTGTTGAAGGAAAAAATATCGTAAAGAAACATACAAAACCTAATCAAGCGAACCAACAAGGTGGTATTGTTGAATTTGAAGCGCCAATTCATGCTTCTAATGTGCAAGTTCTTGACCCTGTTACTAAAAAACCAGTTAGAATAGGGCATAAATTTGTTGAAAATAAAGCAGGAAAATTGGTAAAAGTTCGCTATACTGTTGGTAAAAACGCATCAGGTGAAATATTAGATAATCCGAACAAGGATAACTTTAGAAAGTAA